The Haloarcula sp. CBA1127 genomic interval TCCAACTCACGCGCTTGCGTGATGAGCCCGTTGACTGCGTCGGTGTCAGCGGCATCAACGACGACGACGATATCCTCCTCGCCGGAGACTTGCCACACGAAATCGACCTCCTGCCAATCGGCGATACGGTCCGAAACCTCGGCCGTATCGACGTTGACATCGACGCTGACCTCGATCATCGCTTTCACGTTGCCAGTCCGCGTCGCGACGGTGAATCGTTCGATAACGCCGTCGTCGACCAGTCGTTCGACGCGGTTTCGCACGGTCCCTTCCGACGTGCCGACCCGGTCCGCGATTTCCGTATACGGGGT includes:
- a CDS encoding Lrp/AsnC family transcriptional regulator; the encoded protein is MDDLDREILSILRRDARTPYTEIADRVGTSEGTVRNRVERLVDDGVIERFTVATRTGNVKAMIEVSVDVNVDTAEVSDRIADWQEVDFVWQVSGEEDIVVVVDAADTDAVNGLITQARELEEVVGTKTRLILNERVG